The Cervus elaphus chromosome 12, mCerEla1.1, whole genome shotgun sequence genome includes a region encoding these proteins:
- the ARPP19 gene encoding cAMP-regulated phosphoprotein 19 isoform X1, whose protein sequence is MSAEVPEAASAEEQKEMEDKVTSPEKAEEAKLKARYPHLGQKPGGSDFLRKRLQKGQKYFDSGDYNMAKAKMKNKQLPTATPDKTEVTGDHIPTPQDLPQRKPSLVASKLAG, encoded by the exons ATGTCTGCAGAAGTCCCCGAGGCAGCCTCCGCGGAGGAGCAGAAA gaAATGGAAGATAAAGTGACTAGCCCAGAGAAAGCTgaagaagcaaaattaaaagcaagGTATCCTCATCTGGGACAAAAGCCTGGAGGTTCCGATTTTTTAAGGAAACGATTGCAGAAAGGG caaaaatattttgattctgGGGATTACAACATGGCTAAAGCAAAAATGAAGAACAAGCAACTTCCTACTGCAACCCCGGATAAGACAGAGGTCACTGGTGACCACATTCCCACTCCACAGGACCTTCCTCAACGGAAACCATCTCTTGTTGCTAGCAAACTGGCTGGCTGA
- the ARPP19 gene encoding cAMP-regulated phosphoprotein 19 isoform X2 codes for MYQEMEDKVTSPEKAEEAKLKARYPHLGQKPGGSDFLRKRLQKGQKYFDSGDYNMAKAKMKNKQLPTATPDKTEVTGDHIPTPQDLPQRKPSLVASKLAG; via the exons ATGTATCAG gaAATGGAAGATAAAGTGACTAGCCCAGAGAAAGCTgaagaagcaaaattaaaagcaagGTATCCTCATCTGGGACAAAAGCCTGGAGGTTCCGATTTTTTAAGGAAACGATTGCAGAAAGGG caaaaatattttgattctgGGGATTACAACATGGCTAAAGCAAAAATGAAGAACAAGCAACTTCCTACTGCAACCCCGGATAAGACAGAGGTCACTGGTGACCACATTCCCACTCCACAGGACCTTCCTCAACGGAAACCATCTCTTGTTGCTAGCAAACTGGCTGGCTGA
- the ARPP19 gene encoding cAMP-regulated phosphoprotein 19 isoform X3: MEDKVTSPEKAEEAKLKARYPHLGQKPGGSDFLRKRLQKGQKYFDSGDYNMAKAKMKNKQLPTATPDKTEVTGDHIPTPQDLPQRKPSLVASKLAG, encoded by the exons ATGGAAGATAAAGTGACTAGCCCAGAGAAAGCTgaagaagcaaaattaaaagcaagGTATCCTCATCTGGGACAAAAGCCTGGAGGTTCCGATTTTTTAAGGAAACGATTGCAGAAAGGG caaaaatattttgattctgGGGATTACAACATGGCTAAAGCAAAAATGAAGAACAAGCAACTTCCTACTGCAACCCCGGATAAGACAGAGGTCACTGGTGACCACATTCCCACTCCACAGGACCTTCCTCAACGGAAACCATCTCTTGTTGCTAGCAAACTGGCTGGCTGA